ATACGCGTTGCAGCCGTTGTTCAAGCAAAAAGTCCGAAAAGCTTTGTCCGTTGCGTTCAAACATGGCACGCACATAACTGGGCGATACGCCATGGCGCCTGGCTATCCAGCCAAGGTTGAGGTCACCACGCCATGCGTACGCCCGAATATCGGCTTTGATTGCTCTAAGGCGTGCAAGGGCAAGGCCTCTTTGGCTTGCCTGTATGGCGCAATCACCCCGTGCACCGGTTGCGAGGGTAGCGAGATCGAGCAGGTAATTGGTTTCATCAACGGGGTTGTTCGCCAGTGTAGCGTCAGTTCGAGTGAGTTCGAGCGCGCGTCTTACCAGATGCCTCAAGGGGTCATGGACCAGACGGGAAGGGGTTTTGGCGCTTTCCAGGTCGAATACCAGCTGGCCCAGCAATGCTCGGGAAAAGGTGAGATTGAGCATATGTGTGGTTGTGGAAGGGAAAATGATTTTCCCCGGTCGGTCATTGAATGCAAAGCAACCTGTACCGGGGTCACCCTTTAACTCGCCCACGCGGGGCAGGTCAGATATCCAGTGAGAATGGCTTGCCGGATTTATTAACAGAGAAAAGTCATCGTTTCCGTCCTGAATCTCTGGCTTGCGCCGGTGCACGATCAGGGAGGATGTTTTCACCAGTGCAATGGACACGCCCGGCAGTAGCCGAATACGTGTTTCAATTGAGGGTATTTGGTCCTTTGCTATATCAACGTCGATGTTGGCCATCGCGGCATACACATCTTTTGAGGCTTCAAGGCGCTCATGCTCGGCGTAATCGTTTGAGGAAAATGTGATTAATGCCATTGACTTATCCGTGTGCTCAAGCTTTAAACGAGCTATTTTAGCGTTTTTGCACTGGGGATGGTACAGCTCTATTCATGTGATCAAGTTTGAATTCAGTCGAGCACTCAGTTTGTGCACAATTCCCTTGGTTATTTGTTGCAACAGCCCTTTGGGTTGATTCAGTTCGGGGGGAGGATGGCGAGTTTGCCGGCAGTAAGCTCTGTGCGTACTGCGGAAAGGCCTGCGCCTTGGCGCTCACATTTCTCGCCCTGTAGTGCAGAACACGCTGGCCTCGGTCACGACAAGCTGAGCCAAGATAATCCGTTTGTCCGACGTATCCAAAGGCACCCAATTTTCCTCCGGCAGCGACAGCGATTCAGGATCGAGGGTTTCGGGATCGCCAGCTATCTCTGCGCGAAGCTCAGACTGTGTCTTGATGCAGTTTTCCACGTTTTCAGTGATGTTCGTCGCTTCTTTCATTCCCACCAGGAAATGGTCCAGCTCGGCGCGGGTAAGCTTGCCGTCTGCATCAAAGGGTGAGTCAGTGAACAGTTGATCACAGGCACTGATGAATAATGCAAAAGACGTTAGCAAGAGAGCACGCCTAAATCTCAAATCTTTTTTCATCTTTTTGGGTCCCATGTAGGTGATGACAACTTTCTCGGCCAGCGCCAAAGCTTCCTTACGGAACTCAGGCGAGTAATGCTTCCGGGTGGCTTTCCGGGGTAGGGGGTGTGCTTTTGCTGCGGGCTAAACATAATCAGGCCGGCTATTGAGCCGGCCTGATGGGTCGTGCATCTATGTGCTGGTTACTTGGGGTTGTAACCGAACATGGATTTGATTTCGAGGAAGTCTTCGAAGCCGTGGTGGCCCCATTCGCGGCCGTTGCCGGATTCCTTGTAACCACCAAAGGGTGCCTTGTTGTCGCCGGCAGCGCCGTTGATGTGAATCATGCCGGTGCGCATGCGGCGGGCAACTTTCCGCGCGCGATCAAGGTCACCGGATGAGACGTAACCGGAGAGGCCGTAGCGGGTATCGTTGGCAATGCGTACTGCATCGTCTTCATCGGCGTAACCGATGATCGACAGTACCGGCCCGAAGATTTCTTCGCGGGCGATGGTCATGTCATTGGTAACGTGAGTGAACACGGTCGGCTTGACGTAGAAACCGGTCTCCAGGCCTTCCGGCTTGCCCGGGCCGCCAGCCAACAGCTTCGCGCCTTCATCGATACCGGCCTGAATCAGG
This sequence is a window from Halopseudomonas salegens. Protein-coding genes within it:
- a CDS encoding helix-turn-helix domain-containing protein, whose translation is MALITFSSNDYAEHERLEASKDVYAAMANIDVDIAKDQIPSIETRIRLLPGVSIALVKTSSLIVHRRKPEIQDGNDDFSLLINPASHSHWISDLPRVGELKGDPGTGCFAFNDRPGKIIFPSTTTHMLNLTFSRALLGQLVFDLESAKTPSRLVHDPLRHLVRRALELTRTDATLANNPVDETNYLLDLATLATGARGDCAIQASQRGLALARLRAIKADIRAYAWRGDLNLGWIARRHGVSPSYVRAMFERNGQSFSDFLLEQRLQRVFARLNNPAYYSCTIANIAYDAGFNNLSWFYRAFKRFYELNPSDIRASNI